A single Arachidicoccus sp. BS20 DNA region contains:
- a CDS encoding 5-(carboxyamino)imidazole ribonucleotide synthase, with amino-acid sequence MQKIGILGGGQLGRMLLQASANYVVETYVLENDENCPAAHLCHHFVKGDIRNYDDVVNFGKGLDAITIEIESVNVDALETLEQQGVRVYPKPSAIRTIKNKIVQKEFYKSNGIPSPEFIVTNSKEELAKQEGFLPAVHKLGEGGYDGKGVEVIRSKADIDRGFDAPAVLEKMIEIQKEIAVIVAKSDSGDLAVFPATEMLFDSKLNLLDFQISPARIGEQILWKAEAMAQKVVEGLQSPGLFAVELFVDRSNDVWVNETAPRVHNSGHHTIEANYCSQYDMLWRIMLQYPLGNTKPIIPSSIVNILGADGFSGEAKYEGLDEVLKMDNVFLHLYGKTHTKPGRKMGHVTILSNEPQELIFKANKIKNILKVIA; translated from the coding sequence ATGCAAAAAATAGGGATACTTGGCGGTGGGCAGTTGGGCAGAATGTTGTTGCAGGCTTCGGCAAATTATGTAGTGGAAACTTATGTGTTGGAGAATGATGAAAACTGTCCTGCGGCGCATCTTTGTCATCACTTCGTGAAGGGCGATATTCGCAATTATGATGATGTCGTAAATTTCGGCAAAGGCTTGGATGCCATTACCATCGAAATCGAATCGGTAAATGTAGATGCGCTGGAAACGTTGGAACAGCAAGGCGTGCGCGTATATCCGAAGCCTTCGGCTATCCGCACCATTAAAAATAAAATTGTACAGAAAGAGTTTTATAAAAGCAATGGAATTCCATCGCCCGAGTTTATTGTTACAAACAGCAAAGAAGAATTAGCAAAACAGGAAGGTTTTTTACCTGCCGTTCACAAGCTCGGCGAAGGCGGCTACGATGGCAAAGGCGTAGAAGTAATTCGCTCGAAAGCCGATATTGACAGAGGTTTTGATGCACCTGCCGTTTTGGAAAAAATGATAGAAATACAAAAAGAAATTGCCGTAATTGTTGCCAAAAGCGATAGTGGGGACCTCGCCGTTTTCCCGGCAACGGAAATGCTGTTTGACTCCAAGTTAAACCTATTGGACTTTCAGATTTCGCCGGCACGCATCGGGGAGCAGATTTTGTGGAAAGCCGAAGCTATGGCACAAAAAGTAGTGGAAGGCTTGCAAAGTCCGGGACTGTTTGCCGTGGAGCTTTTTGTAGACAGGAGTAATGATGTGTGGGTAAATGAAACTGCGCCGCGTGTACACAATAGCGGACATCATACTATTGAAGCAAACTATTGCAGCCAGTACGATATGCTTTGGCGAATTATGCTGCAATATCCTTTGGGAAATACCAAACCGATTATTCCGTCATCCATTGTAAACATTCTTGGTGCGGATGGGTTTTCCGGCGAAGCCAAATACGAAGGCTTGGACGAAGTGTTGAAAATGGACAACGTGTTTTTGCATCTTTACGGAAAAACACATACCAAACCGGGACGTAAAATGGGACATGTAACCATTCTCAGCAACGAGCCGCAGGAACTTATTTTCAAAGCGAATAAAATCAAGAATATACTGAAAGTGATTGCGTAA
- a CDS encoding phosphoglycerol geranylgeranyltransferase, protein MKQHIYQQLAERKKSKRKSFAVLIDPDKINNTQIDKMVALSIDAKVDYFFVGGSLVVINKTDDIIQQIKSSCDIPVVLFPGAPSQVSRYADALLFLSLISGRNPELLIGQHVISAPMIKQSGLEVIPTGYMVIDGGAPTSVSYIANTSPIPADKNDIAMCTAIAGEMLGLKLIYMDAGSGAKNPVNENMITRVAQNIDAPLIVGGGILTPEKALANCNAGADVIVVGNAIEKDASLIKEIGNAVHS, encoded by the coding sequence ATGAAGCAACACATTTATCAGCAATTAGCGGAGCGCAAAAAATCTAAGCGAAAATCTTTTGCTGTGTTGATAGACCCCGACAAAATCAATAATACCCAAATCGACAAAATGGTAGCGCTCTCTATCGATGCCAAAGTGGACTATTTTTTTGTAGGCGGCAGCTTGGTTGTCATCAATAAAACAGATGATATTATTCAGCAAATAAAATCGAGCTGCGATATTCCCGTAGTACTGTTTCCCGGCGCGCCGTCTCAGGTTTCGCGCTATGCCGATGCACTGTTGTTTCTCTCGCTGATTTCGGGGCGTAATCCTGAATTGCTGATAGGTCAGCACGTCATTAGCGCACCTATGATTAAACAAAGCGGGCTGGAAGTAATTCCTACAGGCTATATGGTCATTGACGGCGGTGCACCTACTTCCGTTTCGTACATAGCAAATACTTCTCCTATTCCCGCAGATAAAAATGATATTGCCATGTGTACGGCAATTGCGGGAGAAATGCTTGGTTTGAAACTGATTTATATGGATGCCGGCAGTGGCGCAAAAAATCCTGTGAACGAAAACATGATTACGCGCGTGGCACAAAATATTGATGCACCTTTAATTGTCGGCGGCGGCATTCTCACACCCGAAAAAGCATTGGCAAACTGTAATGCCGGTGCAGATGTAATTGTTGTAGGCAATGCCATTGAAAAAGATGCAAGCCTGATTAAAGAAATCGGCAATGCGGTGCATTCGTAA
- a CDS encoding SDR family oxidoreductase gives MNIVITGATKGIGRAVVFAFANDVQSHNFFVCARNENDLQHLKTELVHQFPRHAISVFACDMSDKLQVLSFAKSISGTVDILINNAGIYFPGGTYNEEDGVLEKMLSVNLLSAYHLTRALLPKMMEKKRGHIFNMCSIASLKAYENGGSYSISKFALAGFTKNLREELKPHGIKVSGVYPGATMSDSWKGSGVDEKRIMEANDIAKMIHAAAYLSPQAVMEDIVLRPQLGDL, from the coding sequence ATGAATATAGTTATAACAGGCGCTACAAAAGGAATAGGAAGAGCTGTTGTATTTGCATTTGCAAACGATGTGCAATCACATAATTTTTTTGTTTGCGCAAGAAACGAGAATGATTTACAGCATTTAAAAACAGAACTTGTGCATCAATTTCCACGGCACGCCATTTCTGTTTTTGCGTGTGATATGAGTGATAAATTGCAAGTACTTTCATTTGCAAAATCTATTTCCGGTACGGTTGATATACTTATCAATAATGCCGGTATTTATTTTCCCGGAGGTACTTACAACGAAGAAGACGGTGTGCTGGAAAAAATGCTGAGTGTAAATTTACTAAGCGCCTATCATCTTACACGGGCATTGCTGCCGAAAATGATGGAGAAGAAACGGGGACATATTTTTAATATGTGTTCTATCGCTTCTCTGAAAGCGTATGAAAACGGCGGTAGTTATAGTATTAGTAAGTTTGCATTGGCAGGCTTTACGAAAAATCTGCGGGAAGAACTGAAGCCGCATGGAATCAAGGTTTCGGGCGTTTACCCCGGAGCAACTATGAGCGACAGTTGGAAAGGAAGCGGCGTTGATGAAAAAAGAATTATGGAAGCTAATGATATTGCGAAAATGATTCATGCGGCAGCATATCTTTCGCCGCAGGCTGTTATGGAAGATATTGTTCTAAGACCGCAACTGGGCGATTTGTAA
- a CDS encoding DUF502 domain-containing protein, with protein sequence MNESIKSVLKRAFQYLFQGIVVIAPIAITVYCVFWLFTTIDSLLPNLFSKIAPGTVPDEHRMPGVGFIVIVLLLMLIGRASSSFIFGHLLDFLGSLLEKTPGIKLIYSSVKDFLKAFSGSQKKFDKPVMVNVDATDVWRIGFITQTDANKFHLPEHVIVYVPFSYAISGMTYLVPKDKIRFIENEIHSAEAMKFVISGGVTELEK encoded by the coding sequence ATGAATGAATCCATAAAATCTGTTCTCAAAAGAGCATTCCAGTACCTGTTCCAGGGAATTGTGGTAATCGCACCCATTGCCATTACGGTATATTGCGTGTTTTGGTTGTTCACAACTATTGACAGCCTGTTGCCCAACCTGTTTTCCAAGATTGCGCCAGGAACAGTGCCCGATGAACATCGTATGCCGGGAGTAGGTTTTATTGTGATTGTACTGTTACTGATGCTGATTGGTCGGGCGTCTTCGTCGTTTATTTTCGGACATTTGCTGGATTTTCTCGGCTCATTGCTGGAGAAGACACCGGGCATTAAACTGATTTATTCTTCGGTAAAAGATTTTCTGAAAGCATTTTCGGGCAGCCAGAAAAAATTTGACAAGCCCGTAATGGTAAATGTCGATGCCACAGATGTGTGGCGCATCGGGTTTATTACGCAAACAGATGCAAACAAGTTTCACTTGCCCGAACACGTGATTGTTTATGTTCCGTTTTCCTATGCAATTTCGGGAATGACTTACCTTGTACCAAAAGATAAAATCAGGTTTATAGAAAATGAAATTCATTCTGCAGAGGCTATGAAATTTGTGATTTCGGGCGGTGTTACGGAATTGGAAAAATAG